One region of Paraburkholderia phymatum STM815 genomic DNA includes:
- a CDS encoding ABC transporter permease: MRKNGFFALAFHTVVILFVLAPLAIVVLVAFTPDETLTLPTHGFSLRWFRAILDYPDFISAFVNSLKLAFASATLSLVIALPAGLAIGRARFPGRNFLNALLLSPLVIPGLVLGIAMLRFFALIGATGSFAWLILAHMVVITPFVMRLVLASVSGLDRSIEHAASSLGADAWTTFRRITLPMIVPGITGGWLLAFINSFDELTMSVFITSPQTVTLPVRMYMYATESIDPMMASVSALVIFITAGAMLLLDRVYGLNRILIGQH, from the coding sequence ATGCGCAAGAACGGCTTCTTTGCACTCGCTTTCCATACCGTCGTGATCCTCTTCGTGCTCGCCCCGCTCGCGATCGTCGTGCTGGTCGCGTTCACGCCGGACGAGACGCTGACGCTCCCGACGCACGGTTTCTCGCTGCGCTGGTTCCGCGCGATTCTCGACTATCCCGACTTCATATCGGCCTTCGTCAACAGCCTGAAACTGGCGTTCGCGTCGGCGACGCTGTCGCTCGTCATCGCGTTGCCTGCAGGGCTGGCGATCGGCCGCGCGCGCTTTCCGGGCCGCAACTTTCTCAACGCGCTGCTGCTGTCGCCACTGGTGATCCCCGGCCTCGTGCTCGGTATCGCGATGCTGCGCTTCTTTGCGCTGATCGGCGCAACGGGGTCGTTCGCGTGGCTGATTCTGGCGCACATGGTGGTGATCACGCCGTTCGTGATGCGGCTCGTGCTCGCGTCGGTGAGCGGACTGGATCGCAGCATCGAGCACGCGGCGTCGTCGCTAGGCGCCGATGCGTGGACCACGTTTCGCCGCATCACGCTGCCGATGATCGTGCCCGGCATCACTGGCGGCTGGCTGCTGGCGTTCATCAACAGTTTCGACGAGTTGACGATGTCGGTTTTCATCACGTCGCCGCAGACAGTGACGCTACCGGTGCGCATGTACATGTACGCCACTGAATCGATCGATCCGATGATGGCGTCCGTCTCCGCGCTCGTCATCTTCATCACGGCGGGCGCGATGCTGCTGCTCGATCGCGTCTACGGGCTCAACCGCATTCTGATCGGCCAGCACTGA
- a CDS encoding ABC transporter permease: MDSTLPATPATGERAARAPWQAFMPLWLMSAPALILFATLVLVPLAMTFALTFYRFDPASGPIAALDFHNYAEVLGSSYFHTIFLRTFGIAFLTTVLCVAIGTPEAYVLSRMRDPWRALFLLVILAPLLVSVVVRAFGWSMLLNTNGLVNQAFALFGLGPYKLEYTTFAIVIALVHVMVPFMVIPVWTALQRLDPQTENAALSLMASPATTLRRIVLPQLVPGILSGSLMVFGLSASAFAIPGLLGGRRLKVAATAVYDQFLSSMNWPLGATIAMLLLVANLVVMLTYYRVLERRYARSMG; the protein is encoded by the coding sequence ATGGATAGCACGCTGCCCGCCACGCCGGCTACGGGCGAACGCGCGGCGCGCGCACCGTGGCAGGCATTCATGCCGCTCTGGCTGATGAGCGCGCCCGCGCTGATACTCTTCGCCACGCTCGTGCTCGTGCCGCTCGCGATGACGTTCGCGCTCACCTTCTATCGCTTCGATCCCGCGAGCGGACCGATTGCCGCGCTCGATTTTCATAACTATGCGGAAGTGCTCGGCTCGTCGTATTTCCACACGATCTTTCTGCGCACATTCGGCATTGCGTTTCTGACTACCGTGTTGTGCGTCGCGATCGGCACACCCGAAGCGTATGTGCTGTCGCGCATGCGCGACCCGTGGCGCGCGCTCTTTCTGCTGGTGATACTCGCGCCGCTGCTCGTCTCCGTGGTGGTGCGCGCGTTCGGCTGGAGCATGCTGCTGAACACGAATGGCCTCGTCAATCAGGCATTCGCGCTGTTCGGCCTCGGGCCGTACAAGCTCGAATACACGACGTTCGCGATCGTCATCGCGCTCGTCCACGTGATGGTGCCGTTCATGGTGATTCCCGTCTGGACCGCGCTGCAACGGCTCGATCCGCAGACCGAAAATGCCGCGCTCTCGCTGATGGCGTCGCCCGCTACTACGCTGCGCCGCATCGTCCTGCCGCAACTCGTGCCCGGCATCCTGTCCGGCAGCCTCATGGTGTTCGGCCTGTCGGCGAGTGCATTCGCGATTCCGGGGTTGCTCGGCGGAAGGCGCCTGAAGGTGGCGGCCACGGCCGTCTATGACCAGTTCCTCAGTTCGATGAACTGGCCGCTCGGCGCGACGATCGCGATGCTGCTGCTGGTGGCGAACCTCGTCGTGATGCTCACCTACTACCGCGTGCTCGAGCGGCGCTACGCCCGCAGCATGGGCTGA
- a CDS encoding ABC transporter ATP-binding protein, whose translation MSFLTLTDVSKSFGDLHAVTGLNLSVEKGEFVSLLGPSGCGKTTTLQMIAGFIETSRGRITLDGRDITHMKPNRRGLGIVFQSYALFPHMSVAQNVSFGLEMRGVDKAERADRVREVLALVRLDALAHRFPRELSGGQRQRVAIARAIVIAPPVLLLDEPMSNLDAKLREDMQFELRAIQRKIGTTTIMVTHDQSEALSISDRVVVMEAGRITQIDTPYRAYERPENLFVSQFIGKANMLAGKVVSRDGDAIRIDFGHDLAQTGSLAQLASQGQSISVGDAVTLCIRPEKLRLCAPDKGRLAGNVTSRFFLGSQWLYRLDSRVGEMLVCCQNHGDEPFPEGAQVGIDWHADSLRLIGRERAHG comes from the coding sequence ATGTCGTTTCTCACATTGACCGACGTCTCGAAGTCGTTCGGCGACCTGCATGCCGTGACGGGCCTCAACCTGTCGGTGGAAAAGGGCGAGTTCGTTTCGCTGCTGGGCCCGTCGGGCTGCGGCAAAACGACGACGCTGCAGATGATCGCGGGCTTCATCGAAACGTCGCGCGGCCGCATCACGCTCGATGGCCGTGACATCACACATATGAAGCCGAACCGGCGCGGCCTCGGTATCGTCTTTCAAAGCTACGCGCTGTTTCCGCACATGAGCGTCGCGCAGAACGTGAGCTTCGGGCTCGAAATGCGCGGCGTCGACAAAGCCGAGCGCGCGGACCGCGTGCGCGAAGTATTGGCACTGGTGCGCCTCGATGCGCTCGCGCATCGGTTTCCGCGCGAACTGTCGGGCGGTCAGCGGCAGCGTGTCGCGATCGCACGCGCCATCGTGATCGCGCCGCCCGTGCTGCTGCTCGACGAGCCGATGTCGAACCTCGATGCGAAGCTGCGTGAAGACATGCAGTTCGAACTGCGCGCTATCCAGCGCAAGATCGGCACGACGACGATCATGGTCACGCACGATCAATCCGAAGCGCTGTCGATCAGCGACCGCGTGGTCGTGATGGAAGCGGGACGCATCACGCAGATCGACACGCCGTATCGCGCTTATGAACGGCCCGAGAACCTCTTTGTGTCGCAGTTCATCGGCAAGGCGAACATGCTGGCGGGCAAGGTCGTGTCGCGCGACGGCGACGCGATCCGCATCGACTTCGGTCACGATCTCGCGCAGACGGGGAGCCTGGCACAGCTTGCTTCGCAAGGCCAGTCCATCAGTGTCGGCGATGCTGTCACGCTGTGCATACGCCCGGAAAAACTGCGGCTATGCGCGCCCGATAAAGGGCGTCTCGCGGGCAACGTGACGAGCCGCTTCTTTCTCGGCAGCCAGTGGCTCTATCGACTCGACAGCCGCGTCGGCGAGATGCTGGTGTGCTGCCAGAACCACGGCGACGAACCGTTTCCGGAGGGCGCGCAAGTCGGCATCGACTGGCATGCGGATTCGCTGCGTCTGATCGGCCGGGAGCGCGCGCATGGATAG
- a CDS encoding IclR family transcriptional regulator, with protein sequence MNPSTEPDAPGTGMLQRAFAVMRALGEIQPEGGRVTRIAKAVGLTQATVHRILHALIAEGIVEQDQNTKLYRLSVDFFALAAQAGNPSGMRALCRPALLRLCASLGDTIFLLVKSSFDAVCLDMCEGPLPIRSFTGDIGGRVALGIGQGSLAILAFLPEAEREEIIRFNVPRLRSYGVLDEVYLRTEIERVRQLGYAGRNSGVLEGMAGVAVPIIDRTGCAVAALSVGTLSARLGEDRLPMVVELLKRQADLIGPQVNPFDVAMRRPMHGLTRAMTTEPIA encoded by the coding sequence ATGAATCCTTCCACGGAACCCGACGCGCCAGGCACGGGCATGTTGCAGCGTGCATTTGCGGTGATGCGCGCGCTCGGCGAAATCCAGCCGGAAGGCGGCCGCGTGACACGCATCGCGAAGGCCGTCGGACTCACGCAGGCCACCGTGCATCGCATACTGCATGCTTTGATCGCCGAAGGCATCGTCGAACAGGACCAGAACACGAAGCTCTACCGGCTCAGCGTCGACTTCTTTGCGCTCGCCGCGCAAGCCGGCAATCCGAGCGGCATGCGCGCACTGTGTCGGCCCGCTCTTCTGCGCCTGTGTGCGAGCCTCGGCGACACGATCTTTCTGCTTGTCAAAAGCAGCTTCGACGCCGTGTGCCTCGACATGTGCGAAGGACCGTTACCGATCCGCTCGTTCACGGGCGATATCGGCGGTCGCGTCGCGCTGGGTATCGGCCAGGGCAGCCTCGCGATTCTCGCGTTCCTGCCGGAAGCGGAGCGCGAAGAAATCATTCGCTTCAATGTCCCGCGTCTGCGCAGCTATGGCGTGCTCGACGAAGTCTATTTGCGCACCGAAATCGAACGCGTGCGCCAGCTCGGCTACGCGGGGCGCAATAGCGGCGTGCTGGAAGGGATGGCGGGCGTTGCCGTGCCGATCATCGACCGCACGGGATGCGCGGTTGCCGCGTTGAGCGTCGGCACGTTGTCGGCGCGTCTCGGCGAAGACCGGCTGCCGATGGTCGTCGAACTTCTCAAGCGGCAAGCGGACCTCATCGGTCCGCAAGTCAATCCGTTCGACGTCGCGATGCGCCGGCCCATGCATGGCCTCACGCGTGCGATGACGACGGAGCCTATTGCCTGA
- a CDS encoding Ohr family peroxiredoxin has translation MTHIEKVLFTGKTLTTASRHAGATRGHEGSLDIRLSAPGHAAHPDHVFESAQPHPTAEQLFAGAWSACLITAIGLAAKEKRVALPADLALEVAIDLGMTGNAYFLGARIDVSMPGVARDVAEAVVHAADDMCPYSKATRGNIDVAINVI, from the coding sequence ATGACCCACATTGAAAAAGTACTGTTCACGGGCAAGACGCTGACGACGGCAAGCCGGCACGCTGGCGCAACGCGAGGCCATGAAGGCAGCCTCGACATCAGGCTGTCCGCGCCCGGCCATGCCGCGCATCCAGACCACGTGTTCGAGTCCGCGCAGCCGCATCCGACGGCTGAGCAGCTGTTTGCGGGCGCATGGTCGGCCTGTCTGATTACCGCGATCGGGTTGGCGGCCAAAGAAAAGAGGGTCGCGCTGCCTGCCGACCTTGCGCTCGAGGTCGCCATCGATCTCGGCATGACGGGTAACGCGTACTTTCTCGGCGCGCGGATCGACGTGAGCATGCCAGGCGTTGCGCGCGACGTGGCCGAGGCGGTCGTGCATGCGGCGGACGACATGTGTCCGTATTCGAAAGCCACGCGCGGCAATATCGACGTGGCGATCAACGTGATCTGA
- a CDS encoding FAD-dependent oxidoreductase, translated as MSNESTPSDAAPAGQSPTDANPLEADALLEDPSVRDHPRHQQMFPVLTDAEIERIRRFGTPSRYTRGALLYRAGSLCPGVFVLLSGQVRIIGRDGLGHERIIHTYTTRGEFTSDVTQLSNKPAVVDAHVTEDVEAILLRPEELSALMISEADLGEKIMRALILRRVLVIERGHGVVLVGPSGNARLRALENFLRRNAFPSMTLDADTDAEAIALLERLTPQPDDFPLVVCPDGTVLRNPDEGQLASCLGLIPEFDPAHVYDVAIVGAGPAGLAAAVYAASEGLSVAALDCRAPGGQAGTSSRIENYLGFPTGITGHALAGRAFVQAQKFGAHIGIPCEVRALYCDKLPPVVELTDDRRITARTVVIATGAEYRRPDVEGLERFEGSGVYYWATPIEARLCRKEPVLLIGGGNSAGQAVVFLASHAEHVHMFIRSASLEHSMSHYLIERILALPNVTLHTRVELTALEGDARLERVRYRGAGGIEGSMTTHHLFVFIGAEPNTSWLATCGVALDDRSFVLTGPDIPGAGLQSMSLQTSVPGVFAIGDVRSGSTKRVASAVGEGAAVVAQIHRLLAGARAAC; from the coding sequence ATGAGCAATGAGTCAACGCCGTCAGATGCAGCGCCTGCGGGCCAATCGCCTACTGACGCAAACCCGCTCGAAGCCGACGCGCTGCTCGAGGACCCGAGCGTGCGCGATCATCCGCGGCATCAGCAGATGTTCCCCGTCCTCACGGACGCCGAGATCGAGCGAATCAGGCGCTTCGGCACACCGTCGCGCTACACGCGAGGCGCCCTGCTGTATCGCGCGGGAAGCCTGTGTCCCGGCGTGTTCGTGCTGCTGTCCGGCCAGGTGCGGATCATTGGCCGCGACGGGCTCGGCCACGAACGGATCATTCACACGTACACGACGCGCGGCGAATTCACGTCGGACGTGACGCAACTGTCGAACAAGCCCGCCGTCGTCGACGCGCATGTGACGGAAGATGTCGAGGCGATCCTGCTGCGTCCCGAGGAACTCAGCGCGCTGATGATCAGCGAAGCCGATCTCGGCGAAAAGATCATGCGCGCGCTGATCCTGCGGCGCGTACTCGTCATCGAACGCGGGCATGGCGTGGTGCTTGTCGGCCCTTCCGGCAACGCGCGGCTGCGCGCACTGGAAAACTTCCTGCGCCGCAACGCGTTTCCGAGCATGACGCTCGACGCGGATACGGACGCCGAGGCGATCGCGTTGCTGGAACGCCTGACGCCGCAACCGGACGACTTTCCACTCGTCGTCTGTCCGGACGGCACGGTGCTGCGCAACCCCGATGAAGGGCAACTCGCATCGTGCCTCGGGCTGATCCCCGAATTCGATCCCGCGCACGTCTACGATGTCGCGATTGTCGGCGCCGGTCCCGCTGGACTCGCGGCCGCCGTGTATGCGGCCTCGGAGGGACTGTCCGTCGCCGCGCTCGATTGCCGCGCGCCGGGCGGACAGGCGGGCACCAGTTCACGCATCGAAAACTATCTGGGATTTCCGACGGGCATTACGGGGCACGCACTGGCGGGCCGCGCGTTCGTGCAGGCGCAGAAGTTCGGCGCGCACATCGGCATTCCGTGCGAAGTCCGCGCCCTGTATTGCGACAAGCTGCCGCCCGTCGTCGAACTCACGGATGACCGGCGCATCACCGCGCGCACGGTCGTGATCGCGACGGGCGCGGAATATCGCAGACCCGACGTCGAAGGGCTGGAACGTTTCGAGGGCTCCGGCGTGTATTACTGGGCCACGCCCATCGAGGCGCGTCTGTGCCGCAAGGAACCCGTGCTGCTGATCGGCGGAGGCAATTCTGCGGGACAGGCTGTCGTATTTCTCGCGTCGCACGCCGAGCACGTGCACATGTTCATCCGCAGCGCAAGCCTCGAGCACAGCATGTCGCACTATCTGATCGAGCGCATTCTGGCACTGCCGAATGTGACGCTGCATACGCGAGTCGAACTCACCGCGCTCGAAGGCGATGCACGCCTCGAGCGCGTGCGCTATCGTGGCGCGGGCGGCATCGAAGGAAGCATGACGACACATCATCTGTTCGTCTTCATCGGCGCGGAGCCGAACACAAGCTGGCTCGCGACATGCGGCGTGGCGCTCGACGACAGGAGCTTCGTCCTGACAGGCCCCGACATTCCCGGCGCCGGCCTGCAGTCGATGTCGCTGCAAACCAGCGTGCCGGGCGTGTTCGCGATCGGCGACGTGCGCTCCGGTTCGACCAAACGCGTCGCGTCGGCGGTTGGCGAAGGGGCGGCCGTGGTCGCGCAAATACATCGGCTTCTCGCCGGCGCGCGGGCGGCCTGCTAG
- a CDS encoding PQQ-binding-like beta-propeller repeat protein, which yields MNRSHRLHSPSGSFRHVAVLCVVAAICVSCSGGGSSSSTSSSGTSAPSGSGGSGGSGGSGGSGGSSGTGGGGASAMSVDVLTYHNDLGRTGQYLAETTLTPSNVNAASFGKVAFLSVDGKVDAQPLYVSNVPVSGAAHNVVYVVTEHASVYAFDADTNAQLWQRSLLGAGETTSDPRNCQQISPEIGITATPVIDRSRGSNGVMYAVAMSKEANGTIHQRLHAVDLATGAELLGGPVDISGRYPGSGANSSNGVTTFDPQQYAERQALTLVNGNVYLGWTSHCDQGVYGGWVMAYNADTLAQTSALNLTPNGTGGAVWMGGGGMASDGTSLYLLDANGTFDTTLNGQGFPSNGNFGNAFIKLGTAGSLSVADYFATFDTVAQSANDADLGSGAAIVLPDLVDGSGATRHLALGSGKDSKIYVVDRDNMGKFNSGRNAIWQQIDSQLIGGVFTTPAFFGNVVYYGSVGDNLKAFPVSGARLATTPSSQSAGKFPYPGTTPSISANGSQNAIVWAAENGTTAALHAFNAADLAQELYNSNQSGSRDTFGAGNKYITPMIAHGHVYVGTTNGVAVFGLLK from the coding sequence ATGAACCGCTCGCACCGCTTGCATTCCCCCTCAGGCAGTTTCCGGCACGTCGCCGTGCTCTGCGTCGTCGCGGCAATCTGCGTGTCCTGTAGTGGCGGAGGTTCTTCCAGCAGCACCAGCTCGAGCGGGACCAGCGCGCCGAGCGGCTCGGGTGGTTCAGGCGGCTCGGGTGGTTCAGGCGGCTCGGGTGGTTCGAGCGGCACGGGCGGGGGCGGCGCCTCTGCAATGTCGGTCGATGTGCTGACCTATCACAACGATCTGGGCCGCACTGGACAATACCTCGCTGAAACCACGCTGACGCCGTCCAACGTCAACGCTGCGTCGTTCGGCAAGGTGGCGTTCCTTTCCGTCGACGGCAAGGTCGATGCGCAACCTTTGTATGTCAGCAACGTGCCGGTGAGCGGTGCGGCGCACAACGTCGTCTACGTCGTGACCGAGCATGCGAGCGTGTACGCATTCGACGCCGACACCAACGCGCAGCTCTGGCAGCGGTCATTGCTCGGCGCGGGCGAAACGACGAGCGATCCGCGCAACTGTCAGCAGATTTCTCCCGAGATCGGCATCACGGCGACGCCCGTGATCGATCGAAGCCGCGGGTCGAACGGCGTGATGTACGCGGTCGCAATGAGCAAGGAAGCGAACGGCACGATTCATCAGCGTCTGCATGCCGTCGATCTCGCGACGGGCGCGGAATTGCTCGGCGGACCCGTCGATATCAGTGGCAGGTATCCGGGCAGCGGCGCGAACAGCAGCAACGGCGTGACCACCTTCGATCCGCAGCAGTATGCGGAGCGGCAGGCGCTGACGCTGGTGAACGGGAACGTGTACCTCGGATGGACGTCGCACTGCGATCAGGGCGTCTACGGCGGCTGGGTGATGGCCTACAACGCCGATACGCTCGCGCAGACGAGCGCGCTGAACCTGACGCCGAACGGCACAGGCGGCGCGGTATGGATGGGCGGCGGCGGCATGGCGTCGGACGGCACGTCGCTCTATCTGCTCGATGCGAACGGCACGTTCGACACGACGTTGAACGGGCAAGGTTTTCCATCGAATGGAAATTTCGGCAACGCTTTCATCAAGCTCGGAACCGCGGGGAGCCTTTCGGTCGCCGACTATTTCGCCACCTTCGACACCGTTGCGCAGTCCGCCAACGACGCCGACCTGGGTTCGGGCGCGGCGATCGTATTGCCCGATCTTGTCGACGGGAGCGGCGCGACCCGCCACCTCGCGCTCGGGTCGGGCAAGGATTCGAAAATCTATGTCGTCGATCGCGACAACATGGGCAAGTTCAACAGCGGCAGAAACGCGATCTGGCAGCAGATCGACAGCCAGTTGATCGGCGGCGTCTTCACCACGCCAGCGTTTTTCGGCAACGTCGTGTACTACGGCTCCGTCGGCGACAATCTGAAGGCATTTCCCGTCAGCGGTGCGCGTCTCGCCACGACACCCTCGTCGCAAAGCGCGGGCAAGTTCCCGTATCCGGGCACGACGCCGAGCATCTCGGCCAACGGTTCGCAGAACGCGATTGTGTGGGCGGCGGAAAACGGCACGACGGCCGCGCTGCATGCGTTCAACGCCGCCGATCTCGCGCAGGAGCTGTACAACAGCAATCAGTCGGGCTCGCGCGACACGTTCGGTGCCGGCAACAAGTACATCACGCCGATGATCGCGCATGGACACGTGTATGTCGGCACGACGAACGGCGTCGCAGTGTTCGGCTTGCTGAAGTAG